From the Paenibacillus tianjinensis genome, the window ATTTCGTTCTTCCTTTCGCATTCACATTGACTACATTATAATTTCTTTTAGGAATACAAGCAATTTCGGAATATTCCGCCAAATTTTTTAGAAAAATCATAATGAAGAATGTAAGGAGTGGATACATATGACGAATATTATCGCAATTGGGCAGCAGGTACCGGATTTTACGCTTCCTGCATCGACAGGCGGGTTTATAAGCTTAAGCCAGTTCCGCGGACGCAAGGTGCTGCTTTATTTTTATCCGAAAAATATGACGCCCGCCTGTACCCAGGAGGCTTGTGAATTCCGTGACGCCCATGATGAAATCACCGCCCGGGGAGCCGTAGTGCTGGGAATCAGCCCGGACAGTCTGGCTTCGCATGCCAAATTCATCAGCAAGAATAGTCTGCCGTTCCCGCTATTGTCCGATGAAGATCATCTGGTAAGCGAAATGTTCGGGGTCTGGCAGCTGAAAAAACTGTATGGCAGAGAATTTATGGGCATCGTACGCTCCACTTTCCTCATCGATGAGCAGGGCATACTTACGGCAGAATGGAAAAAAGTCCGCGTAAAAGGCCATGTTGAAAAGGCTGTAGAAGAAATCATGAAATAATTAAGTATGATGGTAATGATTTCTAAATGTCTATAACTTTTTTAACAGCTTTCCTAAGGCGCTCTCATGATATAGTTGCCTCATATTACTTCAAATTTGGGGAATGGCAAGGGGATGGCATGATGATGCGTATTGGGCTTGATGTCGGATCAACTACGGCCAAATTGGTTGTTATGGAACGGAATACAATTGTTTATCAAGATTATGTTAGACACTATAGCGATATAAAAAAAGCTGCCCTATCCCTTCTGTCTGATGTCCGGGACAGATTTCCGGATAGGAAGGCAGCGTTAACTGTAAGCGGTTCCTCGGGCCTGTCTTTATCGAAGCTTGGCGGAGTCCCCTTCGTTCAGGAGGTTATTGCCTGTACCAAAGCGATCAGTGAGCTGATCCCGCAGTGTGATACAGCCATTGAACTTGGCGGGGAAGATGCCAAGATTATTTATTTAAACGGTGGCATCGAGCAGCGGATGAACACGGCCTGTGCAGGCGGAACAGGTGCGTTCATCGATCAGATGGCCTCACTGCTGCAGACCGATCCTGCCGGCCTGAACACCCTTGCAGAGAAGCACGAGCGGATTTATCCCATCGCTTCGCGCTGCGGTGTATTTGCCAAAAGCGACGTGCAGCCCCTGCTTAATGAAGGGGCACGGCGTGAGGATGTCGCCGCCTCGATCTTTCAGAGCATCGTGAACCAGACCATCAGCGGCCTGGCCTGCGGGCGTCCGATCCGCGGCCGGGTGGCTTTTTTGGGCGGTCCGCTTACCTTCCTGCCTGCGCTGCGGGAGCGGTTTGCACAGACGCTGGGACTTAAGGAAGGCGAGATGCTGTTCCCGGAACGCTCCCAGTATTTTGTAGCGATTGGTTCAGCGCTGTCGCAATCAGAGCCGCTCGTGCTTCCGCTGGCTGACTGGATCTCGCGGATTGCTGCAGTCGATTTCAAGGCCGACCGCGCCGAAGATGCCGAGCTGCCACC encodes:
- the bcp gene encoding thioredoxin-dependent thiol peroxidase, whose translation is MTNIIAIGQQVPDFTLPASTGGFISLSQFRGRKVLLYFYPKNMTPACTQEACEFRDAHDEITARGAVVLGISPDSLASHAKFISKNSLPFPLLSDEDHLVSEMFGVWQLKKLYGREFMGIVRSTFLIDEQGILTAEWKKVRVKGHVEKAVEEIMK